The genomic interval CAGGTGCCGCGTAGCCTCCGCGAGATCCGCTCTGCGCGAAAGCATTCGTCCCGAGGACGAAGACGGAAACGGCCGAAACCAGTACTACGACGACCGTTCGTTGTGACGCAAATTTCATTCTTAGATTCTTCCAGGCGAGGTATCGAAATCGTTATTGGCACGATTTGACGCGCCAAACAGTCTGGGAATTGTGGGCAGACAGTAGCGATTGAGGTGTGAGGAGGCTCACACTCGGGCGAAAAAATCTGAATAGATTCCTTGCCAAACCACTGACTCCTCGCGACATATCGGGAATGTCAAGACTGATGTCTAAGCGCTCAAACGATTCGAAACTCAGCTCAATACACTTATTGATTGGGAACCGTACCAGAACCGAAGGAGGCCTTGGGGGTGTCGGCTTTTCCAGCAGATTGCGTTACTCCTTGACCGTTGAGCGACCAGTCGTAATCCATGAACACAACATCGACCGACCCAAGGTTCGCGTGGATGAGTTTCTGTTTCAAGTTCTGATCCTCGGTCAATCCAGAAAGCCAAGCTAAATAGCCGCCGGCGGTACTCCAATCGTCTCCGTACCAATCGAGCAGCGGACTCAATTGCACCGTATTTGTGGACTCATCGTAATGAACGTACTTGGGTGTGTTGGCAAATAAGACGCTTTGGTCTTGGAGTTGCGTGCCCAGACGGCGGCCGGTGTATGCCTCTCGTCGGATGGATGGGCAATCACGTGCGGCGCAGACCAATGCGACATGTATCCGAGGCTCTCGAAACCGCTTGCGGATCAGCTCGTGTTCGATCTGGTTCAAGCTGAGTGTCTTTCCCGCAAATAGATGCTCTTTGATGTCAAAGAACCCCAGTTCGTCTTGTTGGAAGTTCATCACCGAATCGGCAATCTTGTGGCGGATGACGCCGTCGATGACAAACGCATTGTAGGCGTTGCAGAGCAGCGCGAGTTGGTCGGTCGCGGTTGTCAAGTTTTGTGGCTCAGCCTCGGAGAGCTGTCGGAGATAGGTTCTGAAGAGATAGTCACGCGACATCGCGTCATAGTCGACCAGTCCTCCGTCGACGTATGATTTCAGCAGGTAATCCCACAGATTGTGGTCCACTCCTGAGGGGTCGGCAGAGATGCTGGGACGGGTCGTTAACTTGACCTCGTGGAACGCCTTGGCAGCGACCACGAAGGGAACGGCGAAGGAGATGAGTGCAAGCCAAAAAAATGGACCATAGTATCCGTTCTTCTTCACTGGGATTTCTCCAAATTCTGTTTGGGTAGGATTCGCATCACGCCACACAGCGATCATCCTGCTCGGTCGCTTCAGCGGCGATCACTGGTAAAGATTTCGTTGAGGTGTTGAGGTCACCCAAGTGAAGAACATCCATGGGACATCTCACGATGCACTCGTTGCAACCGACGCAAGGAGAATCCGTCAAGGTGATCGGCAACCCCTTCAATGCACGAGATTTAATGTCGATTCCCATTTGGCAGTACTGGTTGCACACGTTGCAGTCGATGCATTTCCCTGGCTCGGGCGTGAT from Stieleria varia carries:
- a CDS encoding DUF547 domain-containing protein, giving the protein MKKNGYYGPFFWLALISFAVPFVVAAKAFHEVKLTTRPSISADPSGVDHNLWDYLLKSYVDGGLVDYDAMSRDYLFRTYLRQLSEAEPQNLTTATDQLALLCNAYNAFVIDGVIRHKIADSVMNFQQDELGFFDIKEHLFAGKTLSLNQIEHELIRKRFREPRIHVALVCAARDCPSIRREAYTGRRLGTQLQDQSVLFANTPKYVHYDESTNTVQLSPLLDWYGDDWSTAGGYLAWLSGLTEDQNLKQKLIHANLGSVDVVFMDYDWSLNGQGVTQSAGKADTPKASFGSGTVPNQ